In Cucurbita pepo subsp. pepo cultivar mu-cu-16 chromosome LG04, ASM280686v2, whole genome shotgun sequence, the following are encoded in one genomic region:
- the LOC111792170 gene encoding probable galactinol--sucrose galactosyltransferase 5, whose protein sequence is MAPILKNGNSNIVVSFDGLNDLSSPFSIDGSNFTVNGHTFLSNVPENIVASPSPYTTIDKSPVSIGCFVGFDVLDPNSRHVVSIGKLKDIKFMSIFRFKVWWTTHWVGRNGGDLESETQIVILEKSDSGRPYVLLLPLVEGSFRSSIQPGEDDFVDVCVESGSSKVVDSSFRSVLYLHAGDDPFVLVKEAMKIVRTHLGTFRLLEEKTPPGIVDKFGWCTWDAFYLTVHPQGIMEGVKHLVDGGCPPGLVLIDDGWQSIGHDADPITKEGMNQTVAGEQMPCRLLKFQENYKFRDYVNPKSSDAGSGQKGMKAFIDELKGEYKTVEYVYVWHALCGYWGGLRPDVPGLPEANVIQPILSPGLQQTMEDLAVDKIVCHKVGMVPPEKAEEMYEGLHAHLENVGIDGVKIDVIHLLEMLCEDHGGRVDLAKAYYKAMSKSIKKHFKGNGVIASMEHCNDFMFLGTEAISLGRVGDDFWCTDPSGDPNGTFWLQGCHMVHCAFNSLWMGNFIHPDWDMFQSTHPCAAFHAASRAISGGPIYVSDFVGKHNFELLRKLVLPDGSILRSEYYALPTRDCLFDDPLHDGETMLKIWNLNKFTGVIGAFNCQGGGWCRETRRNQCFSQYSKRVTSKTNAKDIEWNSGENPISIEGVKTFALYLYQAKKLILAKPTQNIDIALDPFDFELIFVSPLTTLIETAVQFAPIGLVNMLNIGGAIQSVYYDDDLSSVEIGIKGTGEMRVYASDKPRACRIDGEDVGFKYQDQMVAVQVPWPGSSGISTIEYLF, encoded by the exons atGGCTcctattttgaaaaatggcaATTCCAACATTGTCGTTTCATTCGATGGCTTGAACGACTTGTCGTCTCCATTCTCGATCGACGGGTCGAATTTCACTGTTAACGGCCATACCTTCTTGTCGAATGTGCCTGAGAATATTGTTGCTTCTCCGTCTCCGTACACTACGATCGATAAGTCCCCGGTTTCAATTGGTTGCTTTGTAGGATTCGACGTGTTGGACCCTAATAGTCGACATGTCGTTTCGATTGGTAAGCTGAAGGATATTaagtttatgagtattttcAGGTTTAAGGTATGGTGGACTACTCATTGGGTTGGTCGGAATGGTGGTGACCTTGAGTCCGAGACTCAAATTGTGATCCTTGAGAAGTCCGATTCCGGTCGACCGTATGTTCTCCTTCTTCCCCTCGTTGAGGGGTCGTTCCGATCTTCGATTCAGCCTGGGGAGGATGACTTTGTCGACGTTTGTGTCGAGAGTGGCTCGTCCAAAGTGGTGGACTCGTCGTTTCGAAGCGTGTTGTACCTTCATGCTGGTGATGATCCGTTTGTACTTGTTAAGGAGGCGATGAAGATAGTTAGGACCCATCTCGGAACTTTCCGCTTGTTGGAGGAGAAGACTCCACCAG GTATCGTGGACAAATTTGGGTGGTGCACGTGGGATGCTTTCTACCTAACGGTTCACCCACAAGGCATAATGGAAGGTGTGAAGCATCTCGTCGATGGCGGTTGCCCTCCCGGCCTAGTCCTTATCGATGATGGCTGGCAGTCGATCGGCCACGACGCTGATCCCATCACCAAAGAAGGAATGAACCAAACCGTTGCTGGGGAGCAAATGCCCTGTCGCCTTCTAAAATTCCAAGAGAATTACAAATTCCGTGACTATGTCAACCCGAAGAGCTCCGATGCTGGCTCCGGCCAGAAGGGGATGAAGGCGTTCATTGATGAACTCAAAGGGGAGTACAAGACGGTAGAGTATGTGTATGTGTGGCATGCTTTGTGTGGATACTGGGGTGGGCTCCGACCAGACGTGCCAGGGTTACCGGAGGCTAACGTGATCCAACCGATCCTCTCACCGGGCCTGCAACAGACGATGGAAGATTTGGCCGTTGATAAGATTGTTTGTCATAAGGTCGGGATGGTCCCACCGGAGAAGGCGGAGGAGATGTACGAGGGACTCCATGCTCATTTGGAGAACGTCGGGATTGATGGTGTTAAGATCGACGTCATTCAT TTGTTGGAGATGCTATGCGAGGACCATGGTGGTCGAGTGGATTTGGCAAAGGCATATTACAAAGCCATGTCCAAATCAATAAAGAAACATTTCAAAGGAAACGGAGTGATCGCGAGTATGGAACATTGTAACGACTTTATGTTCCTCGGCACTGAAGCTATTTCTCTCGGTCGTGTtg GTGATGACTTTTGGTGCACCGACCCTTCTGGTGATCCAAACGGTACGTTTTGGCTTCAAGGATGCCACATGGTGCACTGTGCCTTCAACAGTCTGTGGATGGGCAACTTCATCCACCCCGACTGGGATATGTTCCAATCTACCCACCCTTGTGCTGCCTTCCATGCTGCCTCTCGAGCTATCTCTGGTGGCCCGATCTATGTCAGTGACTTTGTTGGGAAGCACAACTTTGAGCTCCTTAGAAAATTGGTACTCCCGGATGGCTCGATCCTTCGAAGTGAGTACTATGCTCTCCCGACTCGTGATTGTCTCTTTGATGATCCCTTGCACGACGGAGAAACTATGCTCAAGATATGGAACCTTAACAAG TTCACTGGAGTGATCGGTGCATTCAACTGTCAAGGAGGAGGATGGTGTCGTGAGACGCGACGTAATCAGTGCTTCTCTCAGTACTCGAAGCGAGTGACCTCAAAAACTAATGCAAAAGACATCGAATGGAATAGCGGAGAAAATCCAATCTCTATCGAGGGTGTGAAAACGTTTGCGTTGTACCTCTACCAAGCTAAAAAGCTGATCCTTGCCAAGCCCACCCAAAACATTGATATTGCCCTCGATCCCTTCGACTTTGAGCTTATCTTTGTCTCTCCGCTCACCACACTCATCGAAACGGCTGTCCAGTTCGCCCCAATTGGGCTCGTTAATATGCTGAACATTGGTGGTGCCATCCAGTCTGTGTACTATGATGATGACCTAAGCTCTGTCGAAATTGGCATCAAAGGTACTGGTGAGATGCGAGTGTATGCGTCTGACAAACCTAGGGCTTGTCGGATTGACGGTGAGGATGTTGGGTTCAAGTACCAAGACCAAATGGTGGCAGTCCAAGTGCCATGGCCCGGTTCTTCTGGCATTTCAACTATTGAgtacttattttaa